The Coffea arabica cultivar ET-39 chromosome 1e, Coffea Arabica ET-39 HiFi, whole genome shotgun sequence genome has a window encoding:
- the LOC140004297 gene encoding transcription factor PIF1-like isoform X2 produces the protein MNHCVPDFEMDDDYGIPTSSSSASLINASTTARPKKPAIGEEEIMELLWQNGQVVFQSQNQRSFKKSPNRGGEPDQLHQSGASREIPSILENDNLSAPPPQQQQQLFMQEDEMASWLQYPLDDSSFDRDLYSDLLYPPPPSASTTTTTTMTPTPSAPPRELRTTVVEIRPPPAVIPPRPPVPPPSKRTYPIEAAAPRLQNFMHFSRLPKSRNESGYTRELTVVDSNETQKTVPESRVPEGDVRCGAVSCTAAAATSAAARDLETTACELSVTSSSGASGGSVSATAEPHHRPPTSIHKPSTSGVEDRKRKGRETEETDCPSEDIEFESADAKRQARGSTSTKRSRAAEVHNLSERRRRDRINEKMRALQELIPRCNKSDKASMLDEAIEYLKSLQLQVQLMSMGCGMLPMMYPSVQQYMPAMGMGMGMGMGMGMGMDLGMNRPVMPYPSLIPGSAMPSPAVAANMGPRFPMPAFHMQPVPVPDSSRIQASNQLDPMLNSLVTPNPNQPRVPNFADPYQQFIGLHQAQIPLPQNQVVVQPSKPNSSREVGNLDNHQSG, from the exons ATGAATCATTGCGTTCCGGATTTTGAAATGGATGACGATTATGGAATCCCTACTTCTTCTTCCTCAGCCTCCTTAATTAATGCCAGTACCACTGCCAGACCCAAGAAGCCAGCAAT AGGTGAAGAAGAGATCATGGAGCTGCTATGGCAGAACGGGCAGGTGGTCTTCCAAAGCCAGAATCaaagatcattcaagaaatcTCCCAACCGCGGCGGAGAGCCTGATCAACTACACCAATCCGGTGCTTCTAGAGAGATCCCATCCATACTAGAAAATGACAACCTATCGGCGCCGCCGccgcagcagcagcagcagctctTCATGCAAGAAGACGAGATGGCCTCTTGGCTTCAATATCCTCTCGACGACTCCTCCTTCGATCGCGACCTCTACTCCGATCTCCTCTATCCTCCGCCGCCTTCAgcttccaccaccaccaccaccaccatgaCGCCAACTCCCTCCGCTCCTCCCAGAGAACTCCGCACAACTGTCGTGGAGATCCGCCCGCCGCCTGCCGTTATTCCTCCTCGACCCCCTGTACCTCCTCCTTCGAAACGCACCTACCCAATAGAGGCAGCTGCTCCTAGGCTTCAAAACTTCATGCACTTCTCCAGACTGCCCAAATCCAGGAACGAGTCCGGATACACGAGGGAATTGACGGTGGTGGACTCCAATGAGACGCAAAAAACGGTGCCAGAATCGAGGGTTCCTGAAGGGGATGTAAGATGCGGAGCCGTGAGCTGCACTGCAGCTGCGGCTACCTCTGCTGCAGCTAGGGACTTGGAGACCACGGCCTGTGAACTCAGCGTCACGTCGTCCTCCGGGGCCTCCGGGGGTAGCGTCAGTGCAACCGCGGAGCCGCATCACCGGCCGCCGACTTCAATTCATAAACCGAGCACGTCCGGGGTGGAAGACCGGAAGCGTAAAGGAAGAGAAACGGAGGAGACGGATTGTCCTAGTGAG GATATCGAGTTTGAGTCAGCTGATGCAAAAAGGCAAGCCCGTGGATCAACATCTACAAAGAGATCCCGTGCTGCAGAGGTTCACAATCTCTCAGAAAGA AGGCGTCGAGACAGGATAAATGAAAAGATGAGGGCCTTGCAAGAACTCATACCTCGTTGCAACAAG TCAGACAAGGCTTCAATGCTTGATGAGGCGATTGAGTACTTGAAATCGCTACAACTGCAAGTGCAG TTGATGTCAATGGGATGTGGCATGCTCCCGATGATGTATCCCAGTGTACAGCAGTACATGCCAGCAATGGGTATGGGCATGGGCATGGGCATGGGTATGGGTATGGGCATGGATTTGGGTATGAACCGTCCAGTGATGCCATATCCATCTCTTATACCCGGTTCGGCAATGCCAAGCCCGGCTGTAGCAGCAAACATGGGGCCAAGATTTCCCATGCCAGCATTTCATATGCAACCGGTTCCAGTTCCTGACTCTTCCAGAATCCAAGCTTCCAATCAGCTGGATCCAATGCTGAACTCACTAGTGACGCCTAATCCAAATCAGCCACGAGTTCCAAATTTTGCTGATCCCTATCAGCAGTTCATTGGTCTCCACCAAGCACAAATACCATTACCACAG AATCAAGTGGTAGTACAGCCCAGCAAGCCGAATAGTAGCAGAGAAGTTGGGAATCTTGATAATCATCAATCTG GTTAG
- the LOC140004297 gene encoding transcription factor PIF1-like isoform X1, protein MNHCVPDFEMDDDYGIPTSSSSASLINASTTARPKKPAIGEEEIMELLWQNGQVVFQSQNQRSFKKSPNRGGEPDQLHQSGASREIPSILENDNLSAPPPQQQQQLFMQEDEMASWLQYPLDDSSFDRDLYSDLLYPPPPSASTTTTTTMTPTPSAPPRELRTTVVEIRPPPAVIPPRPPVPPPSKRTYPIEAAAPRLQNFMHFSRLPKSRNESGYTRELTVVDSNETQKTVPESRVPEGDVRCGAVSCTAAAATSAAARDLETTACELSVTSSSGASGGSVSATAEPHHRPPTSIHKPSTSGVEDRKRKGRETEETDCPSEDIEFESADAKRQARGSTSTKRSRAAEVHNLSERRRRDRINEKMRALQELIPRCNKSDKASMLDEAIEYLKSLQLQVQLMSMGCGMLPMMYPSVQQYMPAMGMGMGMGMGMGMGMDLGMNRPVMPYPSLIPGSAMPSPAVAANMGPRFPMPAFHMQPVPVPDSSRIQASNQLDPMLNSLVTPNPNQPRVPNFADPYQQFIGLHQAQIPLPQNQVVVQPSKPNSSREVGNLDNHQSGRLIF, encoded by the exons ATGAATCATTGCGTTCCGGATTTTGAAATGGATGACGATTATGGAATCCCTACTTCTTCTTCCTCAGCCTCCTTAATTAATGCCAGTACCACTGCCAGACCCAAGAAGCCAGCAAT AGGTGAAGAAGAGATCATGGAGCTGCTATGGCAGAACGGGCAGGTGGTCTTCCAAAGCCAGAATCaaagatcattcaagaaatcTCCCAACCGCGGCGGAGAGCCTGATCAACTACACCAATCCGGTGCTTCTAGAGAGATCCCATCCATACTAGAAAATGACAACCTATCGGCGCCGCCGccgcagcagcagcagcagctctTCATGCAAGAAGACGAGATGGCCTCTTGGCTTCAATATCCTCTCGACGACTCCTCCTTCGATCGCGACCTCTACTCCGATCTCCTCTATCCTCCGCCGCCTTCAgcttccaccaccaccaccaccaccatgaCGCCAACTCCCTCCGCTCCTCCCAGAGAACTCCGCACAACTGTCGTGGAGATCCGCCCGCCGCCTGCCGTTATTCCTCCTCGACCCCCTGTACCTCCTCCTTCGAAACGCACCTACCCAATAGAGGCAGCTGCTCCTAGGCTTCAAAACTTCATGCACTTCTCCAGACTGCCCAAATCCAGGAACGAGTCCGGATACACGAGGGAATTGACGGTGGTGGACTCCAATGAGACGCAAAAAACGGTGCCAGAATCGAGGGTTCCTGAAGGGGATGTAAGATGCGGAGCCGTGAGCTGCACTGCAGCTGCGGCTACCTCTGCTGCAGCTAGGGACTTGGAGACCACGGCCTGTGAACTCAGCGTCACGTCGTCCTCCGGGGCCTCCGGGGGTAGCGTCAGTGCAACCGCGGAGCCGCATCACCGGCCGCCGACTTCAATTCATAAACCGAGCACGTCCGGGGTGGAAGACCGGAAGCGTAAAGGAAGAGAAACGGAGGAGACGGATTGTCCTAGTGAG GATATCGAGTTTGAGTCAGCTGATGCAAAAAGGCAAGCCCGTGGATCAACATCTACAAAGAGATCCCGTGCTGCAGAGGTTCACAATCTCTCAGAAAGA AGGCGTCGAGACAGGATAAATGAAAAGATGAGGGCCTTGCAAGAACTCATACCTCGTTGCAACAAG TCAGACAAGGCTTCAATGCTTGATGAGGCGATTGAGTACTTGAAATCGCTACAACTGCAAGTGCAG TTGATGTCAATGGGATGTGGCATGCTCCCGATGATGTATCCCAGTGTACAGCAGTACATGCCAGCAATGGGTATGGGCATGGGCATGGGCATGGGTATGGGTATGGGCATGGATTTGGGTATGAACCGTCCAGTGATGCCATATCCATCTCTTATACCCGGTTCGGCAATGCCAAGCCCGGCTGTAGCAGCAAACATGGGGCCAAGATTTCCCATGCCAGCATTTCATATGCAACCGGTTCCAGTTCCTGACTCTTCCAGAATCCAAGCTTCCAATCAGCTGGATCCAATGCTGAACTCACTAGTGACGCCTAATCCAAATCAGCCACGAGTTCCAAATTTTGCTGATCCCTATCAGCAGTTCATTGGTCTCCACCAAGCACAAATACCATTACCACAG AATCAAGTGGTAGTACAGCCCAGCAAGCCGAATAGTAGCAGAGAAGTTGGGAATCTTGATAATCATCAATCTGGTAGGCTGATTTTTTGA
- the LOC140013445 gene encoding chaperonin CPN60-2, mitochondrial-like: MYRLAANLVSKACVARNATQQVGSRLAWIRNYAAKDILFGVEARSLMLQGVDELADAVKVTMGPKGRNVVLEQSFGTPKVTKDGVTVAKSIEFKDRVKNIGASLVKQVANATNDVAGDGTTCATILARAIYSEGCKSVAAGMNAMDLRRGISMAIDSVVTNLKSRARMISTSEEIAQVGTISANGEREIGELIAKAMERVGKEGVITIADGKTLYNELEVVEGMKLDRGYISPYFVTNQKNQKCELEDPLILIHEKKIGSINAVVKVLELALKRQRPLLIVSEDVESDALATLILNKLRAGIKVCAIKAPGYGENRKANLQDLAILTGGEVITDELGLNLEKVTIDMLGSCKKVSVSKDDTVVLDGAGDKKTIEERCEEIRSAIELSTSDYDKEKLQERLAKLSGGVAVLKIGGASEAEVSEKKDRVTDALNATKAAVEEGIVPGGGVALLYASKELENLQTSNFDQKIGVQIIQNALKAPVQAIASNAGAEGAVVVGKLMEQDNPDLGYDAAKGEYVDMIKAGIMDPLKVIRTALVDAASVSSLLTTTEAVVVEHPKDEKESTAMAAGMGF; the protein is encoded by the exons ATGTATCGGTTGGCTGCTAATCTGGTTTCAAAAGCCTG TGTTGCTAGGAATGCTACTCAACAG GTTGGAAGTCGATTGGCTTGGATTAGGAATTATGCTGCGAAAGACATTCTATTTGGAGTGGAAGCACGGTCCCTGATGCTACAGGGTGTTGACGAGCTCGCTGATGCTGTTAAAGTCACAATGGGTCCTAAA GGTCGCAATGTTGTTCTAGAACAGAGTTTCGGCACCCCTAAAGTGACAAAGGATGGCGTCACTGTTGCAAAGAGTATTGAATTTAAAGACAGAGTAAAGAATATTGGTGCTAGCCTTGTAAAGCAGGTTGCAAATGCTACAAATGATGTTGCTGGAGATG GTACCACATGTGCAACAATCCTCGCACGTGCAATATATTCTGAAGGGTGCAAGTCAGTTGCTGCTGGAATGAATGCTATGGACTTACGACGTGGGATCTCAATGGCAATTGATTCTGTGGTGACTAACTTGAAAAGCAGGGCTAGGATGATCAGTACATCTGAGGAAATAGCCCAG GTTGGAACTATTTCAGCAAATGGAGAAAGGGAGATTGGTGAGCTTATAGCAAAGGCTATGGAAAGAGTGGGCAAAGAAGGTGTTATTACTATCGCT GATGGGAAAACACTATATAATGAGTTGGAAGTTGTAGAAGGAATGAAGCTCGATAGGGGCTATATTTCACCTTACTTTGTCACCAATCAAAAGAATCAAAAATGC GAATTGGAGGATCCTCTGATTCTTATCCatgaaaagaaaattggaaGCATAAATGCTGTGGTAAAAGTGCTGGAGTTAGCCTTGAAG CGGCAAAGACCTTTGCTGATTGTTTCTGAGGATGTTGAAAGTGATGCTTTAGCCACTTTGATACTAAACAAGCTTCGTGCAGGAATTAAG GTTTGTGCCATTAAAGCTCCTGGTTATGGAGAAAACAGAAAGGCCAATTTACAGGATCTTGCCATTCTCACAGGAGGCGAA GTCATAACTGATGAGCTTGGTTTGAACCTGGAAAAGGTGACAATAGATATGCTTGGCTCATGCAAGAAG GTTTCAGTGTCAAAGGACGATACTGTTGTCCTTGATGGAGCTGGTGACAAAAAGACCATTGAGGAAAGATGCGAGGAG ATTCGCTCTGCCATTGAACTAAGTACATCTGATTATGACAAGGAGAAGCTTCAGGAAAGGCTAGCTAAGCTTTCTGGTGGAGTCGCTGTTTTGAAG ATTGGAGGGGCAAGTGAAGCAGAGGTCAGTGAGAAGAAGGATAGGGTCACTGATGCTTTAAACGCTACGAAGGCAGCTGTTGAGGAGGGCATTGTACCAG GTGGCGGAGTTGCCCTTCTTTATGCTTCAAAGGAACTGGAGAACCTACAAACTTCCAACTTTGATCAAAAGATTGGTGTTCAGATTATTCAGAATGCGCTCAAG GCACCAGTTCAGGCAATTGCTTCCAATGCTGGAGCTGAGGGTGCAGTTGTTGTTGGTAAACTAATGGAGCAAGACAACCCTGATCTAGGATATGATGCAGCTAAAG GTGAATATGTGGACATGATAAAGGCTGGTATAATGGACCCACTGAAAGTTATTAGAACAGCTTTAGTTGATGCTGCAAG TGTATCTTCTCTTTTAACCACGACGGAGGCTGTTGTTGTGGAACATCCCAAGGACGAGAAAGAATCCACAGCAATGGCAGCAGGCATGGGCTTTTAA